In Bacillota bacterium, the genomic stretch TGGGTGAAACGGAAGATATTATCAATAAAGAGAAGAACATCTCTTCCCTGATCACGGAAGTACTCAGCAATCGTAAGGCCTGTTAGACCAACACGGAGACGTGCACCTGGTGGCTCATTCATCTGGCCGAAAACAAGCGATGCCTTATCGATAACGCCTGACTCTTTCATCTCAAGCCAGAGGTCGTTACCCTCTCGGGTACGCTCACCTACGCCTGTAAAGACCGAGTATCCGCCGTGTTTGGTAGCAATGTTATGGATCAACTCCATAATCAAAACGGTTTTTCCTACACCAGCACCGCCGAATAGACCGATTTTACCACCCTTAACATATGGCGCTAAAAGATCGACAACCTTAATACCGGTCTCAAAGATTTCGGCAGTTGGCGTAAGTTGCTCAAACGCTGGGGGCTTGCGATGAATCGAATACCTCTCCGACGCCAAAATTGGCCGATCATCATCAATTGCCTCTCCAAGTACGTTTAGGAGCCTGCCAAGGGTTCCCTCCCCCACCGGAACCGTAATCGGTGCTCCGGTATCAACAACCTCCATGCCTCTTACCAGACCATCGGTTGAGGACATGGCCACAGCCCTAACCTTATTTCCCTCTAAATGCTGCTGCACTTCAGCCACAACCTCGATTTTACCGCGCGGCGTATCGGCCGAAATCTTTAGCGCGTTATAAATCGGAGGGATCTCATTGGGCTCAAATTCTGCGTCAAGAACGACGCCGATAATCTGAACTATTCTCCCTACGCCCATTTATTCACCTCTTTTATATGCGAAACTCAAACTCAGTATACATAGCAGCATTGCTTTGCTATCTAAAACAGACGCTCGCAATAGCCACTAATTTGTAATTCAACATTCGGAACTCAAAGTTTTATGCTTCCTGTAGAGCGTTGGCACCGCCTACGATTTCTGCAATCTCCTGCGTGATTTGCGCCTGCCTCGCTCTGTTGTACCACCTGGTAAGGCTTTCAATCATCTCTCCGGCACTATCGGTTGCATTTTTCATGGCGGTTCTTCTTGCCGCATGCTCGCTAGCGGCGGATTCCATGAGCGCCCTTAACACAACCGTATCTATGTATCGAGGAAGAAGATCGTAGAGCACGGTTACCGCATCCGGTTCAAACTCATAACCTGCCTCCTGTACCTTTTTGTCTTCTGTGCCGGTTATCTCCTCCTGCGCGATGGGCAAGAGCTGATGGACCATCGGCTTTTGCTCCATAACTGACTTAAAATGGTTAAATACAAGGTAAGCTTTATCAAGAGTCCCCTCTTGATACATTTCAACTAACCTGTCGGCTACTATCTTCGCCTCAACAAATGTAGGGTTGTCTGAAAATTCTGTGTGTGCAGCTATCATCTCGTAGCCAGAGAACTTTAAATAGCCTACTCCCTTTCGCCCAACAGCGAGAAACTTTACATCTCTTCCTTCGGCCACTTCTTTTCTGTACAGTGCCTCCGATTGCCTTAGAATGTTCATGTTAAACGCACCACACAAACCCCTGTTGGAGGTTATCGGTACAATAACAACGTTCTGAATCGGGTCGTGTACCTTAAGAAGCGGATGGCTATCCGGACCGACATGTTTTGCCACATTGCTTAATACCTCGACCATTTTTACGGCATACGGACGTGCAGATTCAATACGCGCCTGTGCTTTCCTGATTTTTGCAGCCGCAACCATCTCCATGGTTCTGGTTATCTGGCGCGTTTTCTCAACGCTTTTTATCCTGCTTAAGACTGCTCTTGCTTTTGACATTATGCACCACCTAAACTACACGGTCCGGCTGGCAAACATCGGTTTAAACTCCTGGATAATTTCTGAAAGTTTCTGCTCGGTCTCTTCGGAGATGACTTTCTCATCAGCGATAGCCTTTGCAACCTCCGGATATTTTGTGTGAATTACTTCAAGTAGGCCCTTTTCAAATTCCCTGATTTTTGGCACATCAATATCATCAAGAAAACCGCGTGTGCCAGCAAAAATAGCTATGACCTGATCCTCAAACGGCATTGGCACATATTGATCCTGCTTCAACACCTCAACCATGCGCTCGCCTCTTGCCAGCTGAGCCTGAGTTGCTTTATCTAACTCTGAGCCAAACTGGGCAAAAGCCTCGAGCTCACGGTACTGGGCTAGGTCAAGCCTTAGTTTTCCTGCTACCTGCTTCATGGCTTTGGTCTGTGCGTTGCCGCCAACTCGGGATACTGAAATACCTACGTTGATAGCCGGGCGCACACCTGCATAAAACAGGTCTGACTCAAGGAATATCTGGCCATCGGTAATTGAAATAACGTTTGTCGGGATATAAGCCGACACGTCACCTGCCAGAGTCTCGATAACCGGCAGAGCCGTCAGAGAACCTCCACCCAGCTCATCGCTTAACTTACATGCTCTTTCGAGTAACCTTGAGTGAAGGTAGAAAACGTCACCCGGATAAGCCTCGCGACCAGGCGGACGCCTCAAGAGTAGCGACATCTGACGATATGCCTGCGCTTGTTTGCTTAAGTCATCGTAAACAACCAGGGTGTGTTTGCCGTTATACAGGTAATGCTCTGCCATAGCACACCCCGCATAAGGTGCGATATACTGCAGCGGTGCCGGGTCTGATGCCGGAGCTGCTACAACAATTGTATATTTCATCGCATCGTACTTCTCCAGGGTCTCAACAACCTGGGCAACAGTCGATGCCTTGCCGCCGATAGCAACGTAAACACAGATAACACCAGTTTCTTTCTGGTTGATAATCGTGTCGATTGCGATAGCGGTCTTTCCGGTTCTGCGGTCGCCAATGATAAGCTCACGCTGTCCACGACCAATCGGAATCATGGAGTCAATCGCTTTTATACCAGTCTGCAAAGGCTCTTTAACCGGCTGCCTCTGGACGACACCCGGTGCCAACCACTCGATAGGCCTGTAGCCTTCAGGATTGATTGGACCCTTGCCGTCTATTGGCTGTCCAAGCGGATTAACAACACGACCAAGGAGCCCATCGCCAACAGGTACCTCAGCGATCCTGCCGGTACGCTTGACGATATCACCTTCTTGAATCTTCAAGTAATCACCCATGATAACGACACCGACATTATCCTCTTCGAGGTTCAGAGCCAGTCCGTATACACCATGGGGGAACTCCAGCATCTCGTTAGCCATGACGCCGCGTATTCCGTGGACGATAGCAATACCATCACGGGCTTCGAGAACCGTACCAACTTCTTCGACCTCTATTTGAGGTTCATACTTCTCAATTTCTTGCCTCAATATTGAGGCAATTTCTCTTGACTTGATTCTCATCTACCTCTCCTTACCGCGTTAGAGTTAATCGTTCGCGTAAGTGGCCTAAACGTGATTTTACGCTCGCGTCAATAATCTGACCATCTGCATAAATTAGCATTCCACCAACAATGCTTGGATCAACAATAGTCTCTACAGTTACCTCTTTTTGGGTGGCCTCGGAAAGCTTCTCCTGCACCTTAACCTTTAAATCATCAGTTAAAGGCACGGCAGTTACAACTTTAGCGAGTACCCTCTTTCTCTTCTCGTCAATTAACCGCTCAAGCTCATTGCGGATTTCGTTAAACAGGTCTTCCCTGTTGTTGTCAAATAAAATCCAGAAGAAGTTGCGCGTAATCGTTGATACCTCGTGAAGGAACACTTTGTTAAAGACGCTCTTCTTTTGCTCGCTATCGACTTTGACCGACTGGAAAAACCCTTCAAACTCGGGGTCGGTCATAAACTCCCCGACAAAATCAACCTCCTGGACAACTTTATCCAGCATATTCTTGTCGAGAGCTACGTCAAATAGCGCTTTTGCATATTCGTGTACTACCTGTTCGTCTCTCATTAAAAGCGACCCACTTCACTTAAGTACTTATCAATAAGTTCTGCATGTGCGTTTTGGTCAAGTTCCTTCTCGATGACCTTAGAAGCCAAATCTACGCTAATGTTGGCTACCTCAGCCCTTAACTCTTTGATTGCCTGCTCAACATCGCGATTGATTTGCTCTTCGGCTTTAGCAATCATACGTTTAGCTTCTTCTTCGGATTTCTGAATTATCTCGGCCCTCAGGCTCTCACCCAATTGTTTACCTTCGGCGATGAGTTTCTGAGCCTCAGCTCTAGCTTCAGCTAGCCTTTCCTCATACTCCCTAAGTAAACGCTCTGCCTCGAGCCTTGCATGCTCTGCCTGCTCGATAGATTCTCTTATCTTGCGTTCGCGCGCCTCTAGGATCTGTACGAGTGGACCGAATCCGAATTTGCCGAGCAATACGACTAACAGCAAGAATGCAATTGTCGTATAGACTATAAGCGGTTGGTTCAGTTCCATATAAACCACCTATTCTCTACAAAAGATTCAGTCCTTCTACTTGGAGAACAACATGATGCTGATAACGAAGCCGTATAGAGCTATAGCTTCTGTAACACCGATGCCGATGAACATTGTTGTTCTCAAGGTACCGGCGGTCTCAGGCTGGCGAGCCATACCCTCGAGAGTTTTACCGACAAGAATACCCATGCCGATTCCGGGACCGATAGCGCCAAGACCTATAGCAAGTCCAGCTCCAAGATGTGCAAGAGATCCTTCCATACCAAATTTCCTCCTTTCAGATTCCTTAGACTTTAATGTTCTGCATGTATGGATAGATTTACATACACTGCGGTCAATATCGTAAAGATATATGCCTGGATAAACGCGACAAATATCTCAAAGGCATACATCACAACCGCCATTACTAATGGCAATGGAGCAACGATTATGCTTCCAAACATAATTATCAGACCTAAGAATGAACCTATAACAACGTGACCCGCAAATAGGTTTGCGAAAAGTCGGAGAGAGAGTGAAAGCGGTTTGGATAAAAGACTCACAAACTCTATTGGGTATAAAATGACATACATTATCTTTGGAACGCCGCCCGGCGCAAGGTTCTTCCAGTACCTGAAAGGACCCTGTTTTATCATTCCGGTGCCAACGAAAGCGAGAAGGACAATAATGGAAAGCGTTGCGGTAAAACTTATATTTCCAGCCGGAGCATATGATCCGGGAATTAAACCAAGCAGGTTATTAAAGAGAATAAAGAAGAAGATAGTGCCGATAAATGGGAGCCATTTCTTGCCCTCATGCCCGAGGTTCGAATCTACTATGTCGAGCTTGACAAACACAAAAATGGCCTCAATCGCATTTCTTAAGCCCCGCGCAACTAAACCTCTACCCCTTGCCGCATAGGTAACAAGCGCAAACGTAAGTATAGAAGCAAGGATAACTATCGCTACAGCTTTATTTATCGAGAAATCAATACCAAAAAGATGCATAGCCGGGCCATGTGGCAGTGGTATTCCCCAGAGCTGAAATGCGTGGTGATTTTCAACCACTTTTCCATCAACTACTATCTGCTCTGCAAGCTTAAACTCATTTAAAAGCTCGCCTATAGGCGATGATGCCGCTTCTGCTGACAATTTAAACGCTCCTTTCCTGACTCAAGGCCGGATGCTAATCCTTTAACCAACTTTTCATGCTTATTGCAAGCATAACTGTAAAACCAAAAGCTAATGTAGTTAATGCAATCAGCCAGTTTGGCCGCACAATATGTGATATCAGGTATACTAGAAACCAGAGTCCGATCAATCTTATCGGAAAACCAGCCGCTGCTATGGCAACCATAGCTCTCGGCGATTTGCGTAAATATTTATCTGATAGCTTTACAAAGCCAACTTCGCTAAGTATATATGCCGCTAATAAGGCAAGTCCGATGGTCGTGCTCCACAAGCCAGACCATCCCCAGAAATACCAACCTGCCAGCACTGCACCTGTCCATACCGGCAAGCCGTATAACATAATCTCTTTTAACTTAAAAGGAGGCTTGTTGCGTGAGCTCTGCTTTCTCTTACTGCGAGGAGCCACTCTTTTTTCGCTCCTCTTTCTGCTCCTCTTCTACGAGAGCACGGTATAGGTTTAAAAACCCTGACAAAGCACCTATCACTACCCCTATAGCCAGAGCCCATGGCCCCCTATAACCGGTAATCCAGTTAAAAAGCCATCCTAAAAATACGCCGACGAGAACTCCCGCCACCAATTCGGTCCCTAAAGAGGCATATTTCAACATATCAGCTGTAGAAGATTTTGGAGCGTCGTCTAGCTTTCTATTGCCTGTCGTCTTTTTGCGGTTGTCAGCTGTTCGTTCTGTTACCTGTTGTTCCCTATTTGGTTCTTCGTCACCTTCGAACTCCTGATCCCAATAGGGCCAACGATCGTTTGATTGTAACATTTAATACAAAACACCTTCATGATAACATACTACAAATTTTTCCTGCTTGCAATAGCTTGGTTACTTATTTAAGTATACTTTGTCAAAAAAACCTCAATTGTGGACTGCTACCGTTTTAGAATGGTAGCTGAATAACTGCTATTCCTGCCTCATTAAGCAGGTCTTGTGCAAGTTTGTCTGGATAGCCTTCAGCGTATAATATTTCCTTAATGCCTGCATTTATTAACATTTTAGCACAAAGTACGCAGGGTTGGTGAGTGCAATAAATCGAAGCTCCTTTGACCGCAACACCGTGCACAGCGGCCTGGATCAGGGCATTTTGCTCGGCGTGCAGACCCCTACAAAGCTCGTGCCTCTCTCCTGAAGCTATCCCCTGGTCCTCTCGAAGGCACCCCACCTCGTAGCAGTGCCTAATTCCAGAGGGAGCACCATTATAGCCGGTGGCAAGAATACGTTTCTCCCTGACCAGCAAGGCGCCAACTTTTCTTCGCAAGCATGTGGAACGTTCTGAGACCTGCCTCGTAATGGACAAAAAATACTCGTCCCACGATGGTCGTGGGTCTTGCCCCAACGGTTTGATCTGACTTTCGTTGCCCTCCTCGAGCCCAGGTCCAGTTTGCATGAATGTTAAACTCCTAGCGAGAGTTTGCTATAAATAGGGAATTCTTTGCATAAGCGTTTTATCTCGTCTCTTATCTTCTCAAGAATCCGCGTGTTGCCGATATTTTCAAGCGTATCAGCTATGAGACTTGAAAGATGCTTTATTTCCTCTTCTTTAAGGCCACGTGTTGTAACCGCCGGCGTGCCTAAACGGATACCGCTGGTAACCGAAGCACTCCTTGTTTCAAATGGAATAGTGTTTTTGTTGGCGACTATGCCAACCGAGCCCAATGCATTTTCGGCCTCAGCTCCGGTTATGCCCTTATTCGTAAGGTCAACCAGCATCAGATGGGTATCAGTGCCCCCAGAGCATATCCTGAATCCGCGCTCCATAAGCACACTAGCCATTACCTTGGCATTCGTGACAATTTGGGCCGAGTATGCCTTAAACTCATCCGACATCGCCTCTTTGAAGCATACTGCTTTAGCCGCTATGGTATGCATTGAAGGGCCACCCTGTGTTCCTGGAAACACCGCTTTATCCAGGGCCTTTTCATACTCCCTGCGTGCCAGGATAAGCCCCCCTCGTGGGCCGCGCAGAGTCTTGTGTGTGGTACTAGTAACAACATCGCTGTATGGCACCGGGCTGGGATGCACACCGGCCGCAATCAGACCTGCGATATGCGCCATGTCTACCATTAGATAAGCCCCTACTTCATCAGCTATCGATTTAAAAGCTGCAAAATCGATTATCCTCGGATAGGCGCTGGCGCCGGTAACGATCATGCGGGGTTTGTTTTTTATGGCCAAGTCGCGAATCTCATCGTAATCTAGTTGCTCTGTTTTTTGGCTAACCCCATAATAAACAAAGCGATATATCTGGCCTGAGACATTTGCTGGACTGCCGTGCGTCAGATGCCCGCCATGAGAGAGCGTCAGCCCCATCACTGTATCTCCAGGCTTTAGAAGTGCAAGGTAAACAGCCGTATTAGCTTGCGCTCCAGAGTGAGGCTGAACGTTTGCATATTCGGCGCCGAAAAGTGCCTTGGCCCGCTCAATAGCAAGGTTTTCAACGATATCTACAAACTCGCAGCCTCCATAGTATCGCTTCCCAGGATACCCTTCTGCATATTTGTTAGTCATGACCGAGGTCTGCGCTTCGATGACATCCTCGCTTGTATAGTTTTCAGATGCGATAAGATCAAGCGTATTCTGTTGGCGATGTAGCTCACCCTGCATAGCTTGCCATATCTCTGGATCGCTCACCCGTAAAGTCATTAATTTTCTCCTGATCTTTCTTCTATCTTACTTATCTTTTCGACGCGCCTGGCATGCCTGCCACCTTCAAACTCAGCTTTCAACCAGGCCCGTAATATTTCTTTGGCCATCTCAGAGCCCACAATACGTGAGCCAATGGTAAGAACGTTGGCGTTATTGTGCTCACGGCTTAGCCTTGCAGAGACCGGTTCGCTGCAGTTGGCTGCCCTTATACCTTTTACCTTGTTGGCAGCAATTGCTACACCGATGCCGGTACCACAAATAAGCACACCGCGGTCGAAATTTTTACTGGCAACTTTCCTTGCCACATCTTCAGCAAAATCGGGATAATCTACTGATTCTTCATTCATTGTTCCGACGTCTAAAAACTCGATACCCTCCTGCTGAAGAACCGCCTTTAACTCTTCTTTTAAGCTGTACCCTGCATGATCAGCACCTATTACAATCTTCAGCTTCGTTACCGCCTTTCCTGCTTTACACATTTTAACAGCCTTTTAAAGGATACCCTGGTACAGACGGCCTTGTAAAGAGCCTGGTACTCAGAGTTGGACTATGCTATATATCTACTGCCAACCGCATAATTAATAGCTATCAGCTTTTGGCTTTTGGTTTTTAGTAGCCTTATAAAGAATATAGAAATAAAGAGCTGGGTGCTGATAGCTTTATATGATTTCGACTTACTTATATAGCCCCAGCTTACTTAGCACCTCTTCCCACGGAATATAGCCCTCTCGTATCAATCTTGGCTCATCGGTCGACACATCCACAACTGTTGACTCAACCCCTAGCTTTGTTTGCCCACCGTCTACAATATAGGCAACCTTTCCTCGCAATCCCTCTTCTACCTCCTTAGCCGTCTTAGGGCTTGGCTTTCCAGCAATATTTGCACTGGTGGTAGCAAGCGCAACTCCAGAAAGCTTAATCAAAAGCCTTACTATATCGTTATCTGGACACCTTATGCCAACTGTCTCACCGCCAGCTGTCACTGCATCCAGTACAGCAGCAGACCTCTTAAAAATTAATGTCAACGGACCTGGCCAGTACTCTTTCATGAGTTTCCTTGCGGTACTACTTATTTGAGCGGCATACCTTTCAGCATCCTGAGGCTCTGCTATAAGAAGTATCAATGGTTTATCTACCGGGCGGTCCTTTGCCTTAAATACTTTCAATACCGCCTTGGGATTGAGCGCATTCGCCCCTATGCCATAAACTGTATCCGTTGGAAAAACCACGAGTTCACCGGCTTTTACAGCTGCAGCAACCGGCATAAGCTCTCTTTCGCTTGGATTTCGCGGGTCTACTTTTATCGTTTTTGTACTTTGCATTTTAAACCACTTACTATATATTTTGTGCTTTTACAATCCGCTCAATATTCTGATAATCATTGATTACGCCGATGCCTGCAAAAAAACCGGTATCTCTCAACAGGTCCGCAACTTTGGTGGCCTGGCCCGCACCAACCTCAAACATAAGAATTCCGCCTGGCTTAAGGTACCTGGGCGAATCTTTTACGATTACCCTGTAGAAATCCAGACCATCCTTGCCACCGTCTAAAGCCAGCCTGGGTTCGAACTGGACTTCTCGCTGCAGTAAAACAATTTCACCGCTTGGTATATAAGGCGGATTGGAGAGCACAAGGTCAAACTCATTCTTAAAATCCCAAAGACCGGAGAATACATCAGATTGGATAAACCTGACTCGATCTGAAAGATTAGCCGTCTTTGCGTTCTCTTTGGCGACCTCCAGTGCCTCAGGCGATATATCGGTTGCAAAAACAACCGAGTCCTTATATTCATGAGCAATGCTTAAGGCAATGGCACCCGTGCCGCATCCAATATCCAGGACCTTTCTTGTCCCGCCAAGCATTCTTAGTTGCTTTAAAGCCTCTTCAACTAAAAGCTCGGTCTCAGGTCGGGGGATAAGCACTCCCTCACGACACATTAGATTGAGATACCTGAATTGCTGCCGCCCTAGAATATATTGAAGCGGCCGCCCAGTAAGTCTCTGCTTAACAGCCCGTGTTATAAAATCGTACTCTTCCGGAGACACAACGTATTCTCTGTTTAAATAAAGCTCGTAACGACTAAACCCAACCGCATCGCCGATAATATACTCGGCTTCTACCCGCGGATTTAATATAGAGCCACCCTTTAACTCGAGGGTGGCCCAATTAAGCATATCTACAACAGCTGAAGACTTTGTAGCAATCATCAAACCACCTGCTTAAGTTTAGCCGCTCTATCAGCCGCAGAGAGTGCATCTACAAGCTCGTCGATTTCCCCCTCGAGTATTGCCGGTAGGTTGTAGACGGAGAGGTTTATACGATGGTCGGTCACCCTTCCCTGCGGGAAGTTGTATGTGCGTATTCTCTCGCTTCTATCACCGGTTCCTACCTGGGACCTTCTGGCCGCGTCAAGCTCGGCTTTCTGCTCGGTCATAAGCTTCTCGTATAACCTTGCACGTAGGATCGTCATAGCGCGCTCGCGGTTTTGCAGCTGACTCTTCTCATCCTGGCACGACACTACCAAACCAGTCGGCAGGTGCGTGATTCTTACTGCCGAGTCAGTGGTATTTACCGATTGGCCGCCGGGGCCTCCAGATCTAAATACGTCCACCTTGATATCGTTTGGGTTGATCTCAACCTCAATGTCTTCGGCCTCAGGTAAAACAGCAACCGTTACCGTTGATGTGTGGATTCTTCCGCCGGACTCAGTAACGGGTATCCTCTGCACCCGGTGCACGCCGGACTCATATTTGAGCTTACTATACGCACCCTGCCCTTTAATTTCAAAAATAACCTCTTTGAACCCCCCCATATCCGAAGGGCTTGAACTCATAAGCTGTGTCTTCCAGCCATGAGATTCCGCATAGCGGGTATACATGCGATAAAGGTCGGCGGCAAAAAGGCTTGCCTCATCCCCGCCAGCACCAGCTCTTATCTCCATAATGATGTCTTTCTCGTCATTTGGGTCCTTGGCAACCAGCAAAAACTTAATCTCCTCTTCAACGTGCTCCTTTTCTTCGCGCATAGAGTGAAGCTCGCTTCGCAAGAACTCCTGCATTTCAGGGTCTTTTTCTTCCCTTATCATCTCGCTAGCATCCGCTATGCTGGCCTCTAACTCTTCTAATCGCTTGATTTGATTCATAAGAGGCATCATACCGGCGTGTGCTTTTGCCAGCTCGCGGTATTTACTTTGATCCGAAATCACAGCCGGGTCGCTAAGCTTTTCCGTTATTTCATTATACTTATCAACAAATTCTTTTAATCTCTCAAGCATTGCATCTCACCAGTTATTTCATAACCCTTTTAATTATAATGAAAGATAAAGAGCCAGTAAACAAAAGAAAAAGGCCAGTACAGCAAGCCTTTTTCTTAAGTTATAAGCTTTCAGCAGTCAGGTACTTAGCTTTAATAATACTAATAGCTGATAGCTGAAAGATAACTGCTAATTTATGGGGATTCTAAGCTAACAAGCGTGGAGTGGGTTTCAATTTGCGCTTCTTTTTGTCTTGCGTAGCCCTCTGCTCCTTCGACTTCTAAAACCCGTTTAAGCGCGGAGATCGCCACTTCTAGTTGCGACTCATCCGGCTCTTTGGTAGTAAGCCTCTGGAGTGCAAGGCCAGGTGCCATAATTATTCGCATGATAAGTGCGTTGCTATGCCGAGCCGCAAGCCGGGTTATCTCATATGAAATACCTGCAACTACCGGAAGCAAGATTATCTTGCCAACAACCCTTAACAAAATACTGCCTGTTGGCAGAAAAGAAAATGTAAATATGGCTACGACCATAACTATCAGCATAAAAGCCGTACCACATCTGATATGAAGCGTACTGTACTTCGCTGCATTTGCAGGCGTAAGCTCTTCTCCGGCTTCGTAGGCATGAATGGTTTTATGCTCTGCGCCATGATACTGAAAAACCCGCTGGATATCTTTTAACCGCGACACAACTGCGATATAGCCAACGAAAAGCATTATTCTGAACGAGCCTTCAATAAATGTAAACAGGATACGGCTTCCCTTCAATGGATCAATTGCCTTTGTAAATAAAATGGGCAGGACCATAAATAGCCCTACCACCATAACCAGTGCTATGCCTAGGGTGGCCATCATCTCTTTAGGCGTTATTTTCTCTTCCGTTGACTCGCCAAGCGAGAGATTTGCAGAAAGAGCGATGGTTTTGATTCCTAGAACCAGCGTCTCAATTAAAACAAAGATGCCCCTAAAGAAGGGTTTCTTAAGAATAGGCCAGCGATCGCTGATGGAATTGAACTTCTCGTCGATTACGACGATATTCCCTTCCGGCTCCCTGACTGCAAGGCTCCAATTCCTTGGACCTTTCATCATAACGCCTTCTATAACAGCCTGACCGCCGTAAAATGGTTTGGCCACGCCAGCCTATCCTCCCTATTGTACTACTTCTACTTCTTCTTTGGCCTCCGACCCTTCAGAACCAGTCCCTGTTACCTCAAGACCGTATTTCTTCTGGAAACGTTGTACCCTACCGCCGCTATCGACTAACTTCTGCTTACCGGTGTAGAACGGGTGACATTTCGAGCATAGCTCTACCCTAAGTTCCGGTTTTGTTGAGCGAGTAACAAAAGTCTCGCCGCAGGAGCACGTAACTCTCGCCTCAACATAGTTAGGATGAATACCGCTTTTCAAGCCTTACACCTCCAAAAAAATAGTTCACAGCATCGTGATGTACTTTTGCCGTGAACTGTTGACCTCGGCTAAACTGCATTAAAATGTTAGCATAACGAGCCGGGATTGACAAATTTTTTAGCTATCAGCTATCAGTTCTTTTATAGGACTGATAGCTGAATGCTGATAGCTTCTTTTAGTAATTGTCGCTGGTACGCGACTTTGATATCTGCATTAGAAATTCCTGGTTTGATTTGGTTTCCTTCATCTTATCAATCAGAAGTTCTATAGCAGCTCCCGGGTCGAGCGCATGCAGAACCCTTCTTAGTTTCCAGATTAGCTGCGCCTCATCCGGCGGCAGAATAAGCTCTTCTTTTCTTGTACCGGATTTTTCGATATCAATTGCTGGGAATATCCTCTTATCGGCAAGCTTCCTATCAAGGTGGAGCTCCATATTTCCAGTACCTTTAAATTCTTCAAAGATAACTTCGTCCATTCGACTGCCGGTATCGATAAGAGCCGTGGCTAGGATGGTTAAGCTACCGCCGCCTTCTATATTTCTTGCCGCACCGAAGAACCTTTTTGGTGGAAAGAGAGCTGTTGAGTCAACACCGCCCGAAAGAATTCTCCCGCTTGCTGGGGTGGTCAGGTTATATGCTCTGGCAAGCCTGGTGATAGAATCAAGCATG encodes the following:
- the atpD gene encoding F0F1 ATP synthase subunit beta → MGVGRIVQIIGVVLDAEFEPNEIPPIYNALKISADTPRGKIEVVAEVQQHLEGNKVRAVAMSSTDGLVRGMEVVDTGAPITVPVGEGTLGRLLNVLGEAIDDDRPILASERYSIHRKPPAFEQLTPTAEIFETGIKVVDLLAPYVKGGKIGLFGGAGVGKTVLIMELIHNIATKHGGYSVFTGVGERTREGNDLWLEMKESGVIDKASLVFGQMNEPPGARLRVGLTGLTIAEYFRDQGRDVLLFIDNIFRFTQAGSEVSALLGRMPSAVGYQPTLGTEMGDLQERITSTRKGSVTSVQAIYVPADDLTDPAPATAFTHLDATTVLSRAIVEKGIYPAVDPLDSTSRVLEPGAIGHEHYNVARSVQQILQRYKELQDIIAILGMDELSEEDKLTVQRARKIEKFLSQPFNVAEAFTGQKGAYVPLAETIRGFKEIVEGKHDSLPEQAFHMVGTIDDAVAKAEQIMAGIA
- the atpG gene encoding ATP synthase F1 subunit gamma, whose amino-acid sequence is MSKARAVLSRIKSVEKTRQITRTMEMVAAAKIRKAQARIESARPYAVKMVEVLSNVAKHVGPDSHPLLKVHDPIQNVVIVPITSNRGLCGAFNMNILRQSEALYRKEVAEGRDVKFLAVGRKGVGYLKFSGYEMIAAHTEFSDNPTFVEAKIVADRLVEMYQEGTLDKAYLVFNHFKSVMEQKPMVHQLLPIAQEEITGTEDKKVQEAGYEFEPDAVTVLYDLLPRYIDTVVLRALMESAASEHAARRTAMKNATDSAGEMIESLTRWYNRARQAQITQEIAEIVGGANALQEA
- the atpA gene encoding F0F1 ATP synthase subunit alpha, producing MRIKSREIASILRQEIEKYEPQIEVEEVGTVLEARDGIAIVHGIRGVMANEMLEFPHGVYGLALNLEEDNVGVVIMGDYLKIQEGDIVKRTGRIAEVPVGDGLLGRVVNPLGQPIDGKGPINPEGYRPIEWLAPGVVQRQPVKEPLQTGIKAIDSMIPIGRGQRELIIGDRRTGKTAIAIDTIINQKETGVICVYVAIGGKASTVAQVVETLEKYDAMKYTIVVAAPASDPAPLQYIAPYAGCAMAEHYLYNGKHTLVVYDDLSKQAQAYRQMSLLLRRPPGREAYPGDVFYLHSRLLERACKLSDELGGGSLTALPVIETLAGDVSAYIPTNVISITDGQIFLESDLFYAGVRPAINVGISVSRVGGNAQTKAMKQVAGKLRLDLAQYRELEAFAQFGSELDKATQAQLARGERMVEVLKQDQYVPMPFEDQVIAIFAGTRGFLDDIDVPKIREFEKGLLEVIHTKYPEVAKAIADEKVISEETEQKLSEIIQEFKPMFASRTV
- the atpH gene encoding ATP synthase F1 subunit delta: MRDEQVVHEYAKALFDVALDKNMLDKVVQEVDFVGEFMTDPEFEGFFQSVKVDSEQKKSVFNKVFLHEVSTITRNFFWILFDNNREDLFNEIRNELERLIDEKRKRVLAKVVTAVPLTDDLKVKVQEKLSEATQKEVTVETIVDPSIVGGMLIYADGQIIDASVKSRLGHLRERLTLTR
- the atpF gene encoding F0F1 ATP synthase subunit B encodes the protein MELNQPLIVYTTIAFLLLVVLLGKFGFGPLVQILEARERKIRESIEQAEHARLEAERLLREYEERLAEARAEAQKLIAEGKQLGESLRAEIIQKSEEEAKRMIAKAEEQINRDVEQAIKELRAEVANISVDLASKVIEKELDQNAHAELIDKYLSEVGRF
- the atpE gene encoding F0F1 ATP synthase subunit C is translated as MEGSLAHLGAGLAIGLGAIGPGIGMGILVGKTLEGMARQPETAGTLRTTMFIGIGVTEAIALYGFVISIMLFSK
- the atpB gene encoding F0F1 ATP synthase subunit A, translated to MSAEAASSPIGELLNEFKLAEQIVVDGKVVENHHAFQLWGIPLPHGPAMHLFGIDFSINKAVAIVILASILTFALVTYAARGRGLVARGLRNAIEAIFVFVKLDIVDSNLGHEGKKWLPFIGTIFFFILFNNLLGLIPGSYAPAGNISFTATLSIIVLLAFVGTGMIKQGPFRYWKNLAPGGVPKIMYVILYPIEFVSLLSKPLSLSLRLFANLFAGHVVIGSFLGLIIMFGSIIVAPLPLVMAVVMYAFEIFVAFIQAYIFTILTAVYVNLSIHAEH
- a CDS encoding AtpZ/AtpI family protein, with amino-acid sequence MLQSNDRWPYWDQEFEGDEEPNREQQVTERTADNRKKTTGNRKLDDAPKSSTADMLKYASLGTELVAGVLVGVFLGWLFNWITGYRGPWALAIGVVIGALSGFLNLYRALVEEEQKEERKKSGSSQ